From [Flavobacterium] thermophilum:
GCAAAAAGACGCTGGAAAAAATCAAGGAACGCAAAGAATACAACATCTATAAGTGCAAGAACAACGCTTGCCCGTTTTACCAGGCCAACCTTCGCCGGATGACGAAGAAGGAGCGCCAACAGTTTCAACAGGATCCTCAAGCCTTCAAGGTGCGGTATTTGTTTCGAGAGTTCTTGTTTGACTTTCTCCCGTTGGCTTCCTCGTCGCTCATCAAGCCGAAGGTCGATTTGTCCCGGCTGGCTGCGTCGCCGCACGTGTTGGGGCTCGTGTTGACGTACTACGTCAACTTTGGGATGTCCTCGAGGGAGACCGCCGCCGCCATGAAGGACATCCATGGCGTCTCGATCTCCCATCAGACGGTGCTCAACTACGCCAACAGCGTCGCGCTTTGGATCAAGCCCTTTGTCGACCGGTTCCCGTATGAGCTGTCCGGTTCGTTTTGCGGGGACGAGACGTATATTCGCGTCAAAGGGCGCTGGCATTACCTGTTCTTTATGTTTGACGCCGTCAAAAAGATCGTGCTGTCGTATCGCGTCTCGCCCAACCGGGACACGCTCTCGGCCATCAAGGCCATCGATGATGTCCTCAGGAAGCTAGCGTCCCTCCCAGACGACTTGTCGTTCGTCGTGGATGGCAACCCGATTTACCTGCTGGCGCAACACTTCTTCGCCCAACACGGGATTTCATTTGACGTCCGCCAAGTGATCGGGCTGACCAATGAGGATCCGGTCTCGGAAGAGTTTCGCCCTCTCAAGCAGATCATCGAGCGATTCAACCGGACCTTTAAAGGCAACTACCGCCCGACCCATGGGTTTGGTGCGGAAGAAGGCTCGGTGTCCTTTGTGACGCTGTTTGTGGCGTATTTCAACTTTCTGCGCCCACACAGCGCGCTCGAAGGCCGGGTGCCGGTCGTCATCCCGGAACTGGCGGATCTTCCGCATATGCCGGCCCGGTGGACGAAGCTGATCGCCATGGCACAAGCGTTTCTCCAACAAGAGGCGGCCTGACTTTTTTGTCCTCCGGAGCCCGTTGAACAGAACTCCTGCCGGATTCGGCGAAGCGAACCCTTGACCAACCGAACACCGCCAAAGGTAAAATTCGGTCATGGCAAGGGCGGCTTTCTTATTGCCTTCTTTTTTGTCCCCGTCGCCCTTGACGACTCTTCCGCACCTTTGGCGGGTGTTGGTCAAGGGCGAATCCGGCCCTCCGCATGCCCCACGATGCTCAATGGGATGATCTGTGTGGAGTTTTCATAGAACTTTTGACGCTACCGAATGCTCCCGACTATACTCGCAGGTTCAAAAAATCTCTCATTCGCTAACACCGCTGTCTGCTGCTTAAACAGCAAGAAACGATTGAATATAAGTCAAATCAGCCCCATCGACATCCCCTTTCGCCACGACAGCGCCGCGATCCAAAATATAGAAACGATCGGCACAAGAAAACGCCAGCTCCACGTTATGTTCGACCAATATGATGCCAACCTGCTTTTCTTCGGCGATTTTCATAATCGCATCATGAATCAACGCAACGATCGAGGGCTGAATGCCTTCCATCGGTTCATCAAGCAAGAGCAGTTTCGGCCGGCCGGCCAACGCGCGGGCAATGGCCAGCTGTTGCTGCTGTCCGCCGCTTAAATCTCCTCCTTTTCGCTGGCGCATCTCTTTTAAAATCGGGAACAGCGCGTACATTTCATCAAGGGTCGGCTGGGGACGGACTTTTTCGGCCTGCGCTTCCAGCCCGAGAAGAATATTTTCCTCCACCGTCAACGCCGAAAAAATTTCCCTCCCTTGCGGCACATAGCCGATCCCCGCTCGCGCCCGCCGCTCCGGCGGCCAGCGCGTGATATCTTCCCCCTCCCATTCGATGACGCCTGACATCGGGCGAATCAACCCGATGATCGTTTTCATCAACGTCGTTTTTCCAACCCCGTTTCTGCCCAACACCGCCGTCACCCGACCAAGAGGAACATTCATGTCAACATGATCGAGCACCACACTCCCGTCATAGCCAGCCGTTACATCCCGGAGGCGCAGCACGCGTTTTTCCCCCTTCCAAGGTACACATCGATCACTCGTTCGTTTTGCTGCACTTCATCCATCGATCCTTCGCACAATACTTTTCCTTCATGCATGACTGTCACTTGTTTGGAATAGCGGCGGACAAAGTCCATATCATGCTCGACAATAATGACCGCACAATGTTCGGCCATTTCATGGAGCCATTCCCCCGTGCGCTCCCGCTCCGCCGCACTCATGCCGGCGATCGGCTCATCCAATAGGAGGAGCTGCGGACGCTGAATGAGCTGCATGCCGATTTCCAACCACTGCTTTTGGCCATGAGACAGCGAGCCCGCTAAGCGATGACGTTCATCGAGCAATCCAATTTTCTCTAGCTGTGCTGCCATCATTTCTTTCTCTTCTCCAGTCAGCTTCGCCCGCAAAACGGAACGCAGACGCCGATCTTGTCGCATGGCTAACTCCATATTTTCCCACACCGTCAAAAACGGAAAAATGGAAGGGCTTTGAAACTTCCGGGCGATCCCTATTTGCACGATCTCATATTCCGGCCGTTGCGTGATGTCATGGGAAAAAAACAGCACCCGCCCGTCCGTCGCTCTCGTCCGCCCGCAAATGACATCGAGTAGCGTCGTTTTTCCCGCTCCGTTCGGACCGATCAAAAATCGCACTTCATGGGGGTAAACCGCGAGATCGACGCCTTGCAAAGCGCGAAATCCATCGAAGTCAACGACGACGTCACGACACATCAACACGGGCTTCACATTCATGCCCCCTTTTTTCTTTGATGCGAACGGCAGCGAGCGATTCATAAATGCCCGCCAATCCCTTCGGAACAAACAGCACAACAACGACAAACAAGGCGCCTAACAAAAGCAGCCATAGATCTGGATAATTTTCGCTTAAAAAGCTTTTCGCCGTGTTCATGACGATCGCGCCCATAATCGCGCCCATGAGCGAGTGGCGTCCGCCGACAGCAGCCCACAGCACCATTTCGATTGAAGGAATAATCCCCATCATCTCCGGGGAAATGAGCCCGACTTGCAGGACAAACAATGCGCCTGCCACTCCGGCAAAGGCGGCTGACAAACTATACACAAACACTTTATAGACGGTCGGATTAAACCCTAAAAAACGAACCCGATTTTCAGCGTCGCGAATGGCAATGAGCACTTTTCCTAGCCGACCAGTCGTTAGACGGCGCGTCATAACGAAAATGAGGGCAAGAACAGCTGCTGTCAGCCAATACAACACAATTTGCGTAAGCGGCGATGATAACGAAAAGCCGAACACGGTCGAAAAATTGGTCAAGCCGTTCGTTCCACCCGTCCATTCTTGCTTGCCGATAAACAGCGTAACAAACACGACAACAACCGCCTGGGAAAGGAGAGAAAAATAGACGCCTTGAATCCGATTTTTAAACGTGAAATAGCTTAATAGGGCAGCCAGCAATGCAGGCAAGACGATCGCTGCTATGACAGCCACGACAGGATGCGCAAACGGCTTCCAAAACCACGGCAGTTCGCGCACACTGCTCCACTCCATAAAATCAGGCAAATGCCCTCGCGAAGCTTCGAGCTTCAAATACATCGCCATGCAATAAGCACCCAATCCAAAATACACCCCATGGCCGAGGCTCAAAATGCCGGTATATCCCCAAATGAGAGAAATGCCGACCGCCACGATGGCAAAGCAAAGAAATTTGCCAAGCAAAGACAGGCGAAACTCCGTTAAATAAAATGGCGCCAAAAACAAAGCAACGAAAAACAGCCAGTATCCCCAACGTTTGTTCACGATGCTTCCTCCCCTCAATCGAGCGACCGCGTCCTCAAGCTAAGAAGACCGGACGGTTTCCATTGCAAGAACGCAATAATGAGAACGAACACAATGACTTTGGCGATGGTGGCGCTTGTGGAATATTCGACAAAGGTGGAGATTAAGCCGAGGCCAAACGCTCCCAGCAGCGTCCCGGCCAGTTTTCCCACTCCTCCTAAAATGACGACCATAAATGCATCAACAATATAGTACGTGCCGATCGTCGGCCCAATCGGCCCAAGCAAGGTCAACGCACATCCCGCCACCCCCGCCAATCCTGAACCGATGGCAAACGAGTATGCATCAACTTTCTGCGTGGCAATGCCGAGACAGGCCGCCATCGGCCGGTTCATGGTGACAGCCTGAATGCGTCGGCCAGCTCGTGTTTTCGTTAAATACATATAAAGAAAGAACACGATCGCCAATACAAGACAGAGAATAAACAACCGTTTATACGGAAACACCGCCCCAAACAAGCGGATTCCGCCATCCAGCCAGCTTGGCGGCACAACCGCCACGTTGGGCGCCCCAAAGATGAGACGGGCCGTCTGTTGCAAAATCAAACTGATCCCCCATGTCGCCAACAAACTGTCCAGCGGGCGGTGGTACAAATGGCGGATCAAGCTTTTTTCCAACCCCCACCCAAGCAAGGCAGCGATGAGAAACGACGACGGAATGGCAATGACAAAGTACATCCCCGCTGATTGCGGCGCATGATGGGCAAAGATTTGTTGAATGACGTAGGTTGTGTACGCTCCGACCATCATCAGTTCACCGTGCGCCATATTGATGACGCCCATCAATCCAAAGGTGATCGCCAACCCAATGGCGATCAAAAGCAAAATCGAACCGACGCTCAGCCCGTTGAATAATTGGTCAATAAACATCGCCGTCCCCCTCTCATGTCCGCCGGGCAAGAAGGAAGGACATGCCTTCCTCCCCATGCAACTATTCACTTAATCCTTTCGCCCATGGGTAGCTCTTTAAATACGGATCCGGCTTCACCGGCTGACCGGAATTCCATAACTCTTTGAATTGTCCGTCCGCTTGGATTTCGCCAATGCGCACCGTTTTCCATAAATGCTGCGTTTCCCCGTCAATTTTCACCGTTCCTTCCGGCGCCTTGTATTCAAGGCCGGCCGCCGCTTTTTTCACTTGATCCACATCAAAGGAGCCGGCTTTTTTCACTGCTTCGGCCCATAAATGAACGGCCGTATACGCCGCTTCAATCGGATCATCGGTCACGCGGTCTTGCCCGTACTTTTCTTTATACTTTTGTACAAATGCCTTATTTTCCGGTGT
This genomic window contains:
- the livF_2 gene encoding LIV-I protein F is translated as MLRLRDVTAGYDGSVVLDHVDMNVPLGRVTAVLGRNGVGKTTLMKTIIGLIRPMSGVIEWEGEDITRWPPERRARAGIGYVPQGREIFSALTVEENILLGLEAQAEKVRPQPTLDEMYALFPILKEMRQRKGGDLSGGQQQQLAIARALAGRPKLLLLDEPMEGIQPSIVALIHDAIMKIAEEKQVGIILVEHNVELAFSCADRFYILDRGAVVAKGDVDGADLTYIQSFLAV
- the lsrA gene encoding Autoinducer 2 import ATP-binding protein LsrA → MKPVLMCRDVVVDFDGFRALQGVDLAVYPHEVRFLIGPNGAGKTTLLDVICGRTRATDGRVLFFSHDITQRPEYEIVQIGIARKFQSPSIFPFLTVWENMELAMRQDRRLRSVLRAKLTGEEKEMMAAQLEKIGLLDERHRLAGSLSHGQKQWLEIGMQLIQRPQLLLLDEPIAGMSAAERERTGEWLHEMAEHCAVIIVEHDMDFVRRYSKQVTVMHEGKVLCEGSMDEVQQNERVIDVYLGRGKNACCASGM
- a CDS encoding leucine/isoleucine/valine transporter permease subunit translates to MNKRWGYWLFFVALFLAPFYLTEFRLSLLGKFLCFAIVAVGISLIWGYTGILSLGHGVYFGLGAYCMAMYLKLEASRGHLPDFMEWSSVRELPWFWKPFAHPVVAVIAAIVLPALLAALLSYFTFKNRIQGVYFSLLSQAVVVVFVTLFIGKQEWTGGTNGLTNFSTVFGFSLSSPLTQIVLYWLTAAVLALIFVMTRRLTTGRLGKVLIAIRDAENRVRFLGFNPTVYKVFVYSLSAAFAGVAGALFVLQVGLISPEMMGIIPSIEMVLWAAVGGRHSLMGAIMGAIVMNTAKSFLSENYPDLWLLLLGALFVVVVLFVPKGLAGIYESLAAVRIKEKRGHECEARVDVS
- the livH_2 gene encoding LIV-I protein H codes for the protein MFIDQLFNGLSVGSILLLIAIGLAITFGLMGVINMAHGELMMVGAYTTYVIQQIFAHHAPQSAGMYFVIAIPSSFLIAALLGWGLEKSLIRHLYHRPLDSLLATWGISLILQQTARLIFGAPNVAVVPPSWLDGGIRLFGAVFPYKRLFILCLVLAIVFFLYMYLTKTRAGRRIQAVTMNRPMAACLGIATQKVDAYSFAIGSGLAGVAGCALTLLGPIGPTIGTYYIVDAFMVVILGGVGKLAGTLLGAFGLGLISTFVEYSTSATIAKVIVFVLIIAFLQWKPSGLLSLRTRSLD